A window of the Canis lupus baileyi chromosome 8, mCanLup2.hap1, whole genome shotgun sequence genome harbors these coding sequences:
- the IFI44L gene encoding interferon-induced protein 44-like isoform X2: protein MAVTTRLTWNEEKRLQKLLGNVSLRLLYKSSVHQSDIFYMLERCIHQGPTVTIIYFSEVLWVVFMLEHYLEKSDKLTRPNPSLKFSFRKDRESEITGILETEMKIVSKQLEFYFFGKKEFSVDLGKAILSTYTSKDNDSGQNFCHNTKFLECEVFRVEGIKDDTNYISKITRAMKYRNPLVAELRAYKPCVHIISEIRILLLGPTGSGKSSFINSVKSIFRGQRTRHAPVGADITSITEQYRIYPIKYGKYGTCLQFSLCDSMGIHEKEGVGLCMEDIPYILKGCVPDRYQLNPNRPITPNHPTFISSPSLKDRIHCVAYVLDINSIQDLSSKMVAKLKQIQKEVLKCGTACVLLLTNMDNCSTLPQDNFLNMAKAMTSQSQIMDVSKMLSVPIYNTFMVENYTSEWELDPLKDTQILFVLRQMLRIVDDFLEDMPLEEIESLTASN from the exons ATGGCAGTCACAACCAGATTGACATGGAATGAGGAGAAAAGACTGCAAAAGCTTCTTGGGAACGTGTCCTTGAGACTTCTTTATAAGTCTAGTGTTCACCAAAGTGACATTTTTTATATGCTTGAGAGGTGCATTCATCAGGGACCTACTGTTACAATAATTTACTTTTCTGAAGTTTTATGGGTGGTCTTTATGCTTGAGCATTATCTTGAAAAGTCTGATAAGTTAACAAGGCCAAATCCTTCCCTCAAGTTTTCATTTCGAAAGGATAGAGAAAGTGAAATAActggaattttagaaacagaaatgaaaattgtttctaaacaactggaattttatttctttggcaaaAAGGAGTTCTCTGTAGATCTAGGCAAAGCCATACTTTCTACATACACTTCAAAAGACAATGATTCAGGACAAAACTTCTGCCACAACACCAAGTTTTTGGAATGTGAAGTTTTTCGAGTTGAAG GGATTAAGGATGATACAAACTACATAAGCAAGATAACAAGAGCCATGAA GTACAGAAATCCACTTGTAGCCGAACTCAGAGCCTACAAGCCCTGTGTACACATTATTTCAGAAATTCGTATTCTCTTGCTGGGTCCAACTGGGTCTGGAAAGTCTAGTTTTATCAATTCAGTGAAGTCTATTTTCCGAGGCCAGAGGACTCGCCATGCCCCAGTGGGTGCTGATATCACCAGCATTACTGAGCAG TATAGGATATATCCTATTAAATATGGGAAATATGGCACATGTCTGCAATTTAGCTTGTGTGACTCCATGGGGATACATGAGAAAGAAGGAGTAGGATTGTGCATGGAAGACATACCCTACATCTTAAAAGGCTGCGTGCCAGACAGATACCAG TTGAATCCCAATAGACCAATTACACCCAATCATCCTACCTTCATCTCCTCTCCATCGCTGAAGGACAGGATTCACTGTGTGGCTTATGTCTTAGATATCAACTCTATCCAAGATCTCTCCTCTAAGATGGTGGCAAAgttaaaacaaattcaaaaagaagtCTTGAAATGTG GTACAGCATGTGTACTCTTGCTTACTAACATGGATAATTGCAGTACCCTTCCTCAAGACAACTTTTTAAACATGGCTAAAGCTATGACTTCTCAAAGCCag ATAATGGATGTCAGCAAAATGCTAAGTGTTCCTATTTATAATACCTTCATGGTTGAAAATTATACATCAGAATGGGAGCTGGACCCTTTAAAGGACACTCAGATCCTCTTTGTGCTAAGGCAGATGTTACGGATAGTAGATGACTTCTTAGAGGATATGCCTCTTGAGGAAATAG AGTCCCTGACAGCTTCTAACTGA
- the IFI44L gene encoding interferon-induced protein 44-like isoform X1: MAVTTRLTWNEEKRLQKLLGNVSLRLLYKSSVHQSDIFYMLERCIHQGPTVTIIYFSEVLWVVFMLEHYLEKSDKLTRPNPSLKFSFRKDRESEITGILETEMKIVSKQLEFYFFGKKEFSVDLGKAILSTYTSKDNDSGQNFCHNTKFLECEVFRVEGIKDDTNYISKITRAMKYRNPLVAELRAYKPCVHIISEIRILLLGPTGSGKSSFINSVKSIFRGQRTRHAPVGADITSITEQYRIYPIKYGKYGTCLQFSLCDSMGIHEKEGVGLCMEDIPYILKGCVPDRYQLNPNRPITPNHPTFISSPSLKDRIHCVAYVLDINSIQDLSSKMVAKLKQIQKEVLKCGTACVLLLTNMDNCSTLPQDNFLNMAKAMTSQSQIMDVSKMLSVPIYNTFMVENYTSEWELDPLKDTQILFVLRQMLRIVDDFLEDMPLEEIEMKTVRERNEGEKNVHRGMRMFHLFPDEDMNLS; encoded by the exons ATGGCAGTCACAACCAGATTGACATGGAATGAGGAGAAAAGACTGCAAAAGCTTCTTGGGAACGTGTCCTTGAGACTTCTTTATAAGTCTAGTGTTCACCAAAGTGACATTTTTTATATGCTTGAGAGGTGCATTCATCAGGGACCTACTGTTACAATAATTTACTTTTCTGAAGTTTTATGGGTGGTCTTTATGCTTGAGCATTATCTTGAAAAGTCTGATAAGTTAACAAGGCCAAATCCTTCCCTCAAGTTTTCATTTCGAAAGGATAGAGAAAGTGAAATAActggaattttagaaacagaaatgaaaattgtttctaaacaactggaattttatttctttggcaaaAAGGAGTTCTCTGTAGATCTAGGCAAAGCCATACTTTCTACATACACTTCAAAAGACAATGATTCAGGACAAAACTTCTGCCACAACACCAAGTTTTTGGAATGTGAAGTTTTTCGAGTTGAAG GGATTAAGGATGATACAAACTACATAAGCAAGATAACAAGAGCCATGAA GTACAGAAATCCACTTGTAGCCGAACTCAGAGCCTACAAGCCCTGTGTACACATTATTTCAGAAATTCGTATTCTCTTGCTGGGTCCAACTGGGTCTGGAAAGTCTAGTTTTATCAATTCAGTGAAGTCTATTTTCCGAGGCCAGAGGACTCGCCATGCCCCAGTGGGTGCTGATATCACCAGCATTACTGAGCAG TATAGGATATATCCTATTAAATATGGGAAATATGGCACATGTCTGCAATTTAGCTTGTGTGACTCCATGGGGATACATGAGAAAGAAGGAGTAGGATTGTGCATGGAAGACATACCCTACATCTTAAAAGGCTGCGTGCCAGACAGATACCAG TTGAATCCCAATAGACCAATTACACCCAATCATCCTACCTTCATCTCCTCTCCATCGCTGAAGGACAGGATTCACTGTGTGGCTTATGTCTTAGATATCAACTCTATCCAAGATCTCTCCTCTAAGATGGTGGCAAAgttaaaacaaattcaaaaagaagtCTTGAAATGTG GTACAGCATGTGTACTCTTGCTTACTAACATGGATAATTGCAGTACCCTTCCTCAAGACAACTTTTTAAACATGGCTAAAGCTATGACTTCTCAAAGCCag ATAATGGATGTCAGCAAAATGCTAAGTGTTCCTATTTATAATACCTTCATGGTTGAAAATTATACATCAGAATGGGAGCTGGACCCTTTAAAGGACACTCAGATCCTCTTTGTGCTAAGGCAGATGTTACGGATAGTAGATGACTTCTTAGAGGATATGCCTCTTGAGGAAATAG aaatgaagactgtaagagaaagaaatgaaggagagaaaaatgtacATAGAGGAATGAGAATGTTTCACTTATTTCCAGATGAAGATATGAACTTAAGCTAa